The Hahella sp. HNIBRBA332 genome window below encodes:
- a CDS encoding acyl-CoA carboxylase subunit beta, with protein sequence MPKITSQIDVHSEEFAANRRAMMTAIESFRCIENKVREKALEAREKFHKKGKLLPGERLNLLLDRGAPFLELCSLAGYKMHDDKDGSYAGGGSIVGIGYVQGVRCLIIVSNSAVKGGAISPAGLEKTLRVQQIAMENKLPVITLAESAGANLNYATDIFVQGARGFANQCRLSAAGLPQVTVVHGNATAGGAYQPGLSDYVIAVKNKAKMFLAGPPLLKAATGEIADDETLGGAEMHASIAGTAEFLAEDDADGVRLARDILQRIPWNEQLAPTPARTWKEPLYPAEELLGVVPADARKPYDVREIVARIADGSEYLDFKPLYDSQTVCGFLHIQGMACGVIGNNGPITPKGAAKAAQFIQLCEQSNTAILFFHNTTGFMVGADAEQNGVIKHGSKMLQAVANAKVPRLTMVVGGSYGAGNYAMCGRGLDPRFIFSWPNSRTAVMGGAQAGKVLRIVTEEKQAKLGLTPDPKMLDAIEKTAAEKIEQGSSALYGTARLWDDGLIDPRDTRRVLALLLDVCYEAERRPLRPNTFGVARF encoded by the coding sequence ATGCCCAAAATCACCTCTCAGATAGACGTTCATTCCGAAGAATTCGCCGCCAACCGTCGCGCCATGATGACGGCGATCGAATCCTTCCGCTGCATTGAAAACAAAGTGCGCGAGAAGGCCCTGGAAGCCCGCGAGAAATTTCATAAAAAAGGCAAGTTGCTGCCCGGAGAGCGCCTGAACCTGTTATTGGATCGCGGCGCGCCTTTTCTGGAGCTGTGCTCTCTCGCCGGCTACAAAATGCATGACGACAAGGACGGCTCCTACGCCGGCGGCGGCTCCATCGTCGGTATCGGTTATGTGCAGGGCGTGCGCTGCCTGATCATTGTCAGCAACAGCGCGGTCAAAGGCGGCGCTATTTCCCCCGCCGGTCTGGAGAAGACCCTGCGTGTGCAGCAGATCGCCATGGAGAACAAGCTGCCGGTGATCACCCTGGCGGAATCCGCCGGCGCCAACCTCAACTACGCCACGGATATTTTCGTGCAGGGCGCGCGGGGCTTCGCCAATCAGTGCCGCCTGTCCGCCGCAGGTCTGCCCCAGGTCACCGTGGTGCATGGCAACGCCACCGCGGGCGGCGCCTACCAGCCCGGTCTTTCCGACTATGTGATCGCAGTAAAGAACAAAGCCAAAATGTTTCTCGCCGGTCCGCCACTGTTAAAAGCCGCCACCGGTGAAATCGCCGACGACGAAACCCTGGGCGGCGCGGAGATGCACGCCTCCATCGCCGGAACAGCGGAATTCCTGGCGGAAGACGACGCCGATGGCGTACGCCTGGCGCGGGATATCCTGCAACGCATTCCCTGGAACGAACAGCTCGCTCCAACGCCTGCGCGCACCTGGAAAGAACCGCTGTATCCGGCGGAAGAACTGCTTGGCGTGGTTCCCGCCGACGCTCGCAAGCCCTATGACGTGCGCGAAATCGTCGCCCGTATCGCTGACGGCTCCGAGTATCTGGACTTCAAACCGCTCTACGACAGCCAGACAGTGTGCGGCTTCCTCCACATCCAGGGCATGGCCTGCGGCGTTATTGGCAACAACGGCCCAATCACGCCCAAAGGCGCCGCCAAAGCCGCTCAGTTCATCCAGCTCTGCGAGCAAAGCAATACGGCGATCCTGTTCTTCCATAACACCACTGGCTTTATGGTTGGCGCCGATGCGGAACAGAACGGCGTCATCAAGCACGGTTCCAAGATGCTGCAAGCGGTGGCCAACGCCAAGGTCCCCCGCCTCACCATGGTGGTCGGCGGCTCCTATGGCGCCGGCAACTACGCCATGTGCGGCCGGGGGTTGGACCCCAGATTTATCTTTTCCTGGCCCAACAGCCGCACCGCCGTCATGGGCGGCGCCCAGGCGGGCAAGGTGTTGCGCATCGTCACCGAAGAAAAACAGGCCAAACTGGGCTTGACGCCGGATCCGAAAATGCTCGACGCCATCGAAAAAACCGCTGCGGAAAAAATTGAGCAAGGCTCCAGCGCGCTCTACGGAACTGCGCGCCTGTGGGACGACGGGCTGATCGATCCCCGCGATACCCGGCGCGTGCTGGCGTTGTTGCTGGACGTTTGTTACGAAGCGGAGCGCAGACCCCTGCGCCCCAACACTTTCGGCGTGGCGCGCTTCTGA
- a CDS encoding SDR family oxidoreductase, translating into MPYQSVFRENTFADRTVIVTGGGSGIGRCVAHELAALGARVAIIGRKQEKLDRVLGEIHEDGGRASGYVCDIREEDKVKAVIADILAELGPVYGLVNNAGGQYPAPLSAINQKGFETVVRTNLVGGFLMARELYNQCLNKQGGAIVNIIADMWGGMPGMGHSGAARAGMDNFTKTAAVEWAAAGVRVNAVAPGWIASSGLDHYDASMKPMLLSLANGVPLKRLGTEAEVSAAICFLLSEAAAFISGATLRVDGGASQGGRVWPLPKAQNVPVYNGFHRAVRPKVLDD; encoded by the coding sequence ATGCCTTATCAATCCGTGTTCCGGGAAAACACATTCGCTGACCGCACCGTTATTGTCACCGGGGGCGGCAGCGGCATCGGGCGCTGCGTCGCTCACGAACTCGCCGCCCTGGGCGCAAGGGTCGCCATTATCGGGCGCAAGCAGGAAAAGCTGGACCGAGTGCTGGGCGAAATCCATGAGGATGGCGGCCGCGCCAGCGGGTATGTCTGCGATATTCGCGAAGAGGACAAAGTCAAAGCCGTCATCGCCGACATCCTTGCGGAGCTGGGTCCGGTCTACGGACTGGTGAACAACGCCGGCGGTCAGTATCCCGCGCCTCTATCCGCCATCAATCAGAAAGGGTTTGAAACCGTCGTGCGCACTAATCTGGTGGGCGGATTTCTGATGGCCCGCGAGCTATACAACCAATGCCTTAATAAACAGGGCGGCGCCATCGTCAACATTATCGCCGACATGTGGGGCGGCATGCCCGGCATGGGTCACTCCGGCGCCGCCCGCGCCGGCATGGATAACTTCACCAAAACCGCCGCCGTGGAATGGGCCGCGGCGGGCGTGCGCGTCAACGCCGTGGCGCCGGGCTGGATCGCCTCCAGCGGCCTGGACCATTACGACGCCAGCATGAAACCCATGCTGCTGTCGCTGGCCAATGGCGTGCCGTTAAAACGCCTGGGGACGGAGGCCGAAGTTTCCGCCGCCATCTGCTTCCTACTCAGCGAGGCGGCGGCTTTTATCAGCGGCGCCACCTTGAGAGTGGACGGCGGCGCCTCGCAGGGCGGCCGCGTATGGCCCCTGCCGAAAGCGCAAAACGTACCGGTCTACAACGGCTTCCATCGCGCCGTCCGACCTAAAGTTCTCGACGATTAA